The following proteins come from a genomic window of Aequorivita marisscotiae:
- the thiL gene encoding thiamine-phosphate kinase translates to MFENKDNSATSIESLGEFGLIDHLTKNFKIKQKSTVKGIGDDAAVLACDSKNEIVVTTDLLLEGVHFDLSYMPLKHLGYKAVVVNLSDVFAMNAEPSQITVSIAVSNRFPVEALEELYAGIATAATMYNVDVIGGDTTSSTRGLLISITALGTVAKGEAIYRSGAKENDLLVVSGDLGAAYMGLQILEREKEVFKVNPNSQPDLEPYSYLIERQLKPEARKDIPGLLRELGVKPTAMIDISDGLSSEILHICKSSKVGCNLYEDKIPLDPQVISTCEEFKLDSTTIALSGGEDYELLFTVKTEDFPKIKANPHLSIIGHITDENEGVHLISRAGAKIPLIARGWNALSSEE, encoded by the coding sequence ATGTTTGAGAATAAAGATAACTCCGCTACAAGTATTGAAAGTTTGGGTGAATTTGGCCTAATTGACCATCTAACAAAGAACTTTAAAATAAAGCAAAAGTCCACTGTAAAGGGAATTGGCGATGACGCAGCTGTTCTTGCTTGCGACTCAAAAAACGAAATAGTTGTTACTACCGATTTACTCCTTGAAGGAGTTCATTTTGACTTAAGCTATATGCCCCTAAAACATTTGGGATACAAGGCGGTAGTCGTTAATCTTTCTGATGTTTTCGCAATGAATGCGGAGCCTTCGCAAATAACAGTGAGTATTGCGGTATCTAACAGATTTCCGGTGGAAGCTTTGGAAGAGCTCTATGCCGGAATTGCTACTGCTGCTACTATGTACAATGTAGATGTAATTGGAGGAGACACTACCTCATCTACCAGAGGTTTGCTAATTAGCATAACAGCTTTGGGTACTGTGGCAAAAGGAGAGGCAATTTACAGAAGCGGTGCAAAAGAAAACGATTTGCTAGTAGTATCGGGCGACCTTGGTGCGGCATATATGGGATTGCAGATTTTGGAACGCGAAAAGGAAGTTTTTAAAGTGAACCCTAATTCGCAGCCAGATTTAGAGCCGTATTCCTACTTAATAGAACGGCAGCTAAAGCCGGAGGCACGAAAAGATATTCCTGGCTTATTGAGAGAATTGGGCGTAAAACCAACGGCAATGATTGATATTAGCGACGGTTTGTCTTCTGAAATATTACATATCTGTAAAAGCTCTAAAGTGGGATGTAATTTATATGAAGATAAAATCCCCCTAGATCCGCAAGTAATTTCTACCTGTGAAGAATTTAAACTAGATAGCACTACAATAGCCTTAAGTGGCGGAGAAGATTATGAATTGCTCTTTACTGTTAAAACAGAAGATTTTCCAAAAATAAAGGCCAACCCACACTTATCAATTATTGGACATATTACCGATGAAAATGAAGGCGTGCATTTAATTAGCCGCGCTGGTGCGAAAATACCGCTAATTGCACGTGGTTGGAATGCACTAAGTAGCGAAGAATAA
- a CDS encoding MbnP family protein, with the protein MKINAILLLIMLVTIGCSTNDDPPAEVLGCMDANSLNYNSAANTDDGSCIYEKNATILFTQNWSGNPVAEADLNTTEFLNEAGNLIKISRLRYLISRIVLKKADGTTVNFDEYNLVDLSNVSSLTLSPANSIITGEYTGITFIYGFNEADNISGAYRDLNDADWNWPTNLGGGYHFMQMDGKFEDVAGISQPFNFHNGTARVSDGVFEQNFIAFNFDKNFTITDDATIEIKMDISEWFKNPVTWDLNDRSTNLMMNYGAQKDMQKNGGSVFSIGDISQ; encoded by the coding sequence ATGAAAATAAACGCTATCTTATTGCTAATAATGCTTGTAACCATTGGTTGCAGCACCAATGACGATCCTCCCGCCGAAGTACTTGGCTGTATGGATGCCAATTCGCTTAACTATAATTCTGCCGCAAATACAGATGACGGCTCCTGTATTTATGAAAAAAATGCAACCATTCTCTTTACCCAAAATTGGTCTGGAAACCCAGTTGCCGAAGCAGATTTAAACACCACAGAATTTTTAAACGAAGCGGGAAACTTAATAAAAATCTCGAGACTTCGGTATTTAATTTCGCGTATCGTACTAAAAAAAGCAGATGGCACTACCGTTAATTTTGACGAATACAATTTAGTAGATCTTTCAAATGTAAGTTCGTTAACACTTTCACCGGCCAATTCTATAATTACTGGAGAATATACCGGAATAACCTTTATATACGGTTTTAATGAAGCCGATAATATTAGTGGCGCATATCGCGATTTAAACGATGCCGATTGGAATTGGCCAACCAATTTAGGCGGTGGTTACCATTTTATGCAGATGGATGGCAAATTTGAAGATGTTGCAGGAATTTCACAACCTTTCAATTTTCACAACGGAACTGCACGCGTGAGTGACGGAGTTTTTGAACAGAATTTCATCGCCTTTAATTTCGACAAAAACTTCACAATTACAGACGATGCTACCATTGAAATAAAAATGGATATTTCAGAATGGTTTAAAAACCCAGTTACGTGGGACTTAAACGATCGTAGCACAAATTTAATGATGAATTATGGTGCACAAAAAGATATGCAGAAAAACGGAGGTAGCGTATTTAGTATTGGTGATATTTCACAATAA
- a CDS encoding choice-of-anchor B family protein, giving the protein MKKLVPFIALFLSIIAVAQTPCINGMAGQYPCNGLDLQSRISLATFSTDKGNDSWGWTDPQDGREYAIMGLGNGTAFVDITDPINPLYLGKLPTHSSSSTWRDIKVYNDHAFIVSEANGHGMQVFDLTRLRNVTNAPETFTEDAHYNGFGNAHNIVINEETGFAYAVGTSTFGGGPHFVNIQDPLNPMGAGGFSDDNYCHDAQVVMYDGPDADYTGREILFGSNEDRISIVDVTDKNNPVGISVGFYGSIDYTHQGWLTDDKRYFIIGDELDEANFGFNTRTIIFDVSDLDNPVVHFEYEAAVEAIDHNGYVKGNEFYLSSYRAGLRVFDISDLDNENFVETKFFDTYPTSNSARFDGAWSVYPYFASGNIVISDINRGLFIVKDPLLNVSDNNIAAFAIAPNPATERVTVSSKEDPIHKIEIYNVLGQKVMHLTVANSLSESIDISKFQAGMYIMKINATTTKRLLID; this is encoded by the coding sequence ATGAAAAAATTAGTACCCTTTATTGCACTATTTCTTAGTATAATCGCAGTAGCCCAAACACCTTGTATTAATGGTATGGCTGGCCAGTACCCGTGTAACGGATTAGACTTACAGTCGCGTATTAGCCTCGCCACCTTTAGCACTGATAAAGGAAATGATTCTTGGGGTTGGACCGATCCGCAAGATGGTCGAGAATATGCTATAATGGGCTTGGGCAATGGCACCGCTTTTGTTGACATTACAGACCCCATTAACCCATTATATTTAGGCAAATTACCTACCCACAGTAGCTCAAGTACTTGGAGAGATATTAAAGTGTACAACGACCATGCTTTTATTGTAAGTGAAGCCAACGGACACGGAATGCAGGTTTTTGACTTAACAAGGCTACGCAACGTTACCAACGCTCCAGAAACTTTTACTGAAGATGCTCATTACAATGGTTTTGGCAATGCTCACAATATTGTAATTAATGAAGAAACTGGTTTTGCTTACGCAGTGGGCACAAGCACATTTGGCGGAGGACCCCATTTTGTTAATATTCAAGACCCACTAAACCCAATGGGAGCCGGCGGTTTTAGTGACGACAATTATTGCCATGACGCACAAGTTGTAATGTACGACGGCCCTGATGCAGATTACACAGGTCGCGAAATTTTATTCGGAAGTAACGAAGATAGAATTTCAATTGTAGATGTAACAGATAAAAACAATCCTGTTGGAATTTCAGTTGGGTTCTACGGAAGCATTGACTATACACACCAAGGATGGCTAACTGACGATAAACGCTACTTTATTATTGGAGACGAATTAGACGAAGCTAATTTCGGATTTAACACTAGAACAATCATTTTTGACGTGAGCGACTTAGATAATCCAGTAGTTCATTTTGAATACGAAGCTGCTGTCGAGGCAATAGATCACAACGGGTATGTAAAAGGAAATGAATTTTATCTGTCTAGCTACAGAGCTGGTTTAAGAGTGTTTGATATTAGTGACTTGGATAACGAAAATTTCGTTGAAACCAAGTTTTTCGACACGTATCCCACGAGTAATTCGGCCCGTTTTGACGGCGCTTGGAGCGTATATCCTTATTTTGCCAGTGGCAATATTGTTATTAGCGACATAAATAGAGGATTGTTTATTGTAAAAGATCCGCTTTTAAACGTTTCAGATAATAACATCGCTGCTTTTGCCATCGCACCAAATCCTGCAACAGAGCGTGTTACCGTTTCATCCAAAGAAGATCCAATTCATAAAATTGAAATATACAATGTATTGGGTCAGAAAGTAATGCACTTAACCGTTGCTAATAGTCTTTCTGAAAGTATCGACATTTCAAAATTTCAAGCTGGAATGTATATAATGAAAATAAATGCCACCACAACAAAACGATTGTTGATAGACTAA
- a CDS encoding HesB/IscA family protein — protein MVKISEGAKAKIAQLMAEEGFNIANDFVRVGVKSGGCSGLSYELKFDHTIGENDKLFEEDQVKIAIDKKSFLYLVGTTLEYSGGLNGKGFVFNNPNANRTCGCGESFSL, from the coding sequence ATGGTTAAAATAAGTGAAGGTGCCAAAGCAAAAATTGCACAATTGATGGCTGAAGAAGGCTTCAATATTGCAAACGATTTTGTGCGCGTTGGCGTTAAAAGCGGTGGCTGTTCTGGCTTGAGCTACGAATTAAAATTTGATCATACCATAGGCGAAAACGATAAACTTTTTGAAGAAGATCAAGTAAAAATAGCCATAGACAAAAAAAGCTTTTTATATTTAGTAGGAACCACGCTTGAGTACAGCGGAGGCCTTAACGGAAAAGGATTCGTGTTTAACAACCCCAATGCCAATCGCACCTGTGGCTGTGGTGAATCTTTTTCACTCTAA
- a CDS encoding cytochrome-c peroxidase: MVCKLKQFQFLIGALAVLIVVGCSSNDSTLEEVTEQYTPTPKPLTVPTILERLLPPPFIPADNPQTEEGIALGRKLFFDPILSGNNTQACASCHKPANAFTDNTRFSVGIDGLEGERNSMPIFNLAWNRDNHFFWDGRALSIEAQALEPVTNPVEMHNTWENVVGSLQDHSKYPELFNKAFGTKTITKELAAKAIAQFERTLISANSPFDKYLLGEGSLTQQELNGFDIFMDEARGDCFHCHGNENSPLWTDNIFHNNGLDAIITDKGLGNVTGDPNDDGLFKSPSLRNLAYTAPYMHDGRFATLDEVINHYSEGLVYSRTIDPLMKAVSRGGVHLSEADKADLKAFLLSLSDPSFLTNPNFQDPN; the protein is encoded by the coding sequence ATGGTTTGTAAATTAAAACAATTTCAATTTTTAATCGGTGCTTTAGCAGTATTGATTGTAGTTGGCTGTTCTTCGAACGATTCAACTCTGGAAGAAGTTACCGAACAATACACCCCCACGCCAAAGCCTTTAACTGTTCCCACCATTCTTGAACGCCTTTTACCACCTCCTTTTATTCCAGCAGACAATCCACAAACCGAAGAAGGTATAGCCTTAGGGCGCAAATTATTTTTCGATCCCATCCTTTCAGGAAATAATACCCAGGCTTGTGCATCATGTCACAAACCCGCCAATGCCTTTACAGATAATACGCGCTTTAGTGTGGGAATAGACGGTTTGGAAGGCGAGCGAAATTCGATGCCAATTTTTAACCTGGCATGGAATAGAGACAATCATTTTTTTTGGGACGGACGCGCCTTAAGTATTGAAGCCCAAGCACTGGAACCTGTAACCAATCCGGTAGAAATGCACAATACGTGGGAAAATGTCGTTGGTAGTTTACAAGACCACAGTAAATACCCAGAACTTTTTAATAAAGCATTTGGAACTAAAACCATTACCAAAGAATTGGCCGCCAAGGCCATTGCCCAGTTTGAAAGAACATTGATATCTGCCAATTCGCCATTTGACAAATATCTTTTAGGCGAAGGCAGTTTAACGCAGCAAGAATTAAACGGCTTTGATATTTTTATGGACGAAGCGCGTGGAGATTGCTTTCACTGCCACGGAAATGAAAACAGCCCCTTATGGACGGACAATATATTTCATAACAATGGGCTGGATGCTATAATTACAGACAAAGGACTGGGCAACGTAACTGGCGACCCCAACGACGATGGCCTTTTTAAATCGCCCTCCCTTCGTAATCTCGCCTATACAGCACCCTATATGCACGACGGTCGCTTTGCAACTTTAGACGAAGTTATTAACCATTATAGCGAAGGTTTGGTTTACTCCCGAACCATAGACCCTCTTATGAAAGCCGTATCGCGTGGCGGCGTTCACTTATCTGAAGCCGACAAAGCAGACCTAAAAGCATTCCTGCTCTCGCTTTCCGACCCTTCCTTTCTCACCAATCCAAATTTTCAGGACCCCAATTAA